A genome region from Nymphalis io chromosome Z, ilAglIoxx1.1, whole genome shotgun sequence includes the following:
- the LOC126780593 gene encoding sodium- and chloride-dependent glycine transporter 2-like, producing MELLSWRKIGPHLCTLAVSLSFNNTWRIPREAFRYGGLQSMLLVTVASAVVALPVVLLHLAVGQLSQQDAVGIWRAVPFFKGVGYIRLLISFLCSIYSLLYVAVSVMYMFYTLSNSIQLWECAEQSHPSIETIEETFLAPVNDQPEYYVALAFIVIVFWIVFPFILYNPVKLMKRILYVFGPLVLLLAIIIVSVIGEKRQVELFSNISDWKNYMLPNIWHGALVQALLTSQTAGGYLISSGESIYADVDVQWNTLILVATNIVASWAAVLFWFAIGGEGNKETGNFAVLIEIYKVAVEKNLSKAWPLLCFAMLTLSGIITMLTFLHPLYDRYRRVGGYKWRHVSMGSSAVSAVGAIALISVGDHALAVVEDVVVPFLISVATILEISAFVFIYGWKVLIEDIEFLTGRKITKLWSMSWCAVPGIIVPFTLWWTVFWFMTKKDWTKAPWELAAVVSSICTVLILFFTFAAISVSKQVQYDFIGKLKSSFSPSRHWGPRDPITHHYWLARRDEGGQSVPPTRYHRRQLGQFSGRSSFNDVSRSHNIKEEQVIESKNRSNSDDWLVLYRKHRIAELCLERCETRKRSKSLD from the exons ATGGAG TTGTTAAGCTGGCGAAAGATCGGCCCCCATCTTTGTACTCTGGCCGTGTCTTTGAGCTTCAACAACACTTGGCGTATACCGAGAGAGGCTTTTCGGTACGGCGGTCTGCAAAGCATGCTATTGGTCACTGTGGCGTCGGCAGTGGTGGCCCTTCCTGTGGTTCTTTTGCATCTCGCCGTAGGGCAGCTAAGTCAGCAAGACGCTGTAGGTATTTGGAGAGCAGTGCCCTTCTTTAaag gagTTGGATATATAAGGTTATTAATATCGTTCTTATGCTCCATATATTCATTGCTATACGTGGCTGTGTctgttatgtatatgttttacaCTTTGAGTAATTCTATACAATTATGGGAGTGCGCCGAGCAATCACATCCGTCGATAGAGACTATCGAAg aGACATTCTTGGCACCTGTCAATGATCAGCCGGAGTATTATGTGGCTCTAGCGTTTATTGTTATTGTGTTTTGGATAGTGTTTCCTTTTAT aCTTTACAACCCCGTGAAACTAATGAAACGGATACTATATGTGTTTGGGCCTTTGGTACTATTACTTGCGATTATAATAGTCAGTGTTATTGGAGAAAAACGACAAGTTGAACTGTTCAGTAATATCAGTGATTGGAAAAATTATATGCTGCCAAATATTTGGCACGGTGCGTTAGTACAAGCGCTTTTAACTTCTCAAACAGCGGGTGGATATCTGATTTCTTCGGGCGAATCAATATATGCCGATGTAGATGTTCAGTG gaACACGCTTATATTAGTGGCAACAAACATTGTAGCAAGTTGGGCGGCTGTTTTGTTCTGGTTCGCTATAGGAGGCGAGGGGAACAAAGAAACCGGAAATTTTGCTGTGCTCATAGAAATTTACAAAGTCGCTGTTGAAAAAAATCTTAGCAAAGCGTGGCCGCTTCTTTGCTTTGCTATGTTGACGCTGTCAGGAATTATAACTATG TTAACCTTTCTTCACCCCCTTTACGATCGTTATCGACGTGTGGGCGGCTACAAGTGGCGTCACGTCTCGATGGGCAGCTCTGCGGTGAGCGCTGTGGGGGCTATAGCTTTAATCTCTGTGGGAGACCATGCTCTTGCCGTCGTTGAGGATGTCGTGGTCCCATTCCTCATCAGTGTGGCCACTATTCTGGAGATATCagcgtttgtttttatatatg GCTGGAAAGTTTTGATTGAAGACATTGAATTTCTAACGGgcagaaaaataacaaaactttgGTCGATGAGTTGGTGTGCAGTTCCTGGTATAATTGTTCCTTTTACTTTATGGTGGACTGTCTTTTGGTTTATGACGAAGAAAGACTGGACCAAAGCTCCTTGGGAACTTGCGGCAGTCGTTTCCAGTATCTGTAcagttttgatattatttttcacaTTCGCCGCTATATCAGTATCGAAACAAGTTCAATATGATTTCATCGGG AAACTGAAGTCATCTTTTAGTCCGTCGAGGCACTGGGGACCTCGGGACCCTATTACTCATCATTACTGGCTGGCGAGACGAGATGAAGGCGGCCAAAGTGTACCGCCTACGAGATATCATCGACGACAATTAGGACAGTTCTCCGGAAGATCTAGTTTCAATGACGTGTCAAGGTCTCACAATATCAAAGAAGAACAAGTTATAGAAAGTAAAAATAGGTCGAATTCCGACGACTGGCTAGTCCTATATAGAAAACATCGTATCGCTGAATTGTGTCTAGAAAGATGCGAAACTCGTAAGCGTTCGAAATCTCTGGACTGA